The genome window CGTCGACTTCCACGATGAGGTCGTACGCGCCCGCCACGATGTGCGCCTCGGTCACCCGTTCGAGGTCTCGGATCGGCGCGACTAACTGCTCTGACTCTCCGGCTCCCGTTTTCACCATGATGAACGCGTGAACCATCGTGGTGTGTTACTCCGTAACGTGGCAAAAGCCTTCCCCCGGGGCGGACCGCGACCGGGGCAAGGTTATTCTCCCCCGCCGACGTACGCCGTCCCATGCGGTTTGTTATCATTGGCGCCGGTCGTGTCGGGCTCCGAACCGCCCGCGTCCTCCGCGAGGAGGGTCACGACGTGACGCTCATCGAACGGGACGGCGACCAAGCCGAACGCGCCCGTGCCAGCGGGTTCGAGGTCGTCGACGGAGACGGCTCCCGCGAACCGATACTGGAGTCCGCGGGCGTCGACGAGGCCGACGCGCTCGGCGCGCTCACGAGCGACCTGAACGCCAACTTCGCGGCCTGCATGATCGGTAAGCACCACGGCTGTCGAACGGTGATGCGCATCGACGAGGACTACCGCGAGGAGATCTACCAGAAGTACGCCCAGGAGGTCGACGAGATCGTCTACCCGGAGCGACTCGGCGCTATCGGCGCGAAGAACGCGCTACTCGGCGGGTCGATTCGCGCCATCGCCGACGTCGCCCAGAGCCTCCAGGTGCTTCTCATCACGGTCACCGACGAGTCGCCGATGAACGGCTACACGATAAGCGAGGTCGCGCTCCCGTCGGAGTCGCGCATCCTCGCGTTCGGCAAGGACGGCGACCCGATGGGGATACCCCTCCCCGACGACTCGGTGGAGACGGGCGACCGCGTGGCCGTGCTCGCGGACTTCTCGGTGCTCGACGAGGTGCGTCAACTGCTCGTCGGCGACAGTTCGATGGCCGCCGCCGTGGGGGGTGACTGAGCGTGGTCACCGCCTACGTGATGGTGAAAGCGAACACCGGCGAAGCCGAACGACTGCGCAGCGAGATATCGTCGCTCGACGGCGTCGTCGACGCCCACATCGTCGCCGGAGACGTCGACATCATCGCCAAGGTGACCGTCGACACGCCCGCGGAGGTCAAGAACATCTCCGCGACGCAGATTCAGGGCATCGACGGCGTCGAGGACACGCAGACGTACATCTCGATGGACTGAACGCGGCGACCGGCCTCCGCGTTCGCCCGTCTCGTTTCTACTCGACGGAGTCGCCTACTCGACGGGGTCGCTCCCGCCGGCCTGATACGCCTGCGAGAGCATCGACGACACCGGCTCGGTGTAGTCGTAGCCGGGGATGATGCCCTGCGCGTACGTCCCCTCGACGAAGTCGACGAGCGCGCCCGCGTCGTCGACGCCGCGACGCTCGTTGATGTCCTCGAACGCCATTTCGACGGTCGCGTGGCGGCCCGTCTCCGACACCGCGGGGTCGAGGTCGCGTTCGACGGCGGTGACGCCGCCCACGTCGACGACGCGGAGTTCGAACGTCTCGTACCAACCCTCCTCGACGACGTCGGCGACCTCGTCGTCGGTCACCTCGTCGAGCATCGGCACGCGGACGGTCACGTCGTAGGCGATTTTGCCGTCTTCGCCCGGCGACACCTCGACGACGCCCTCGAAGGGGCTCTTCACGGATTCGTACGTCGTCTCGTCCACTCTCTCGAACGACGCGTGGTCGCGGAAGGCGCGGTGCACGCGGTCGGGAACGTCGGTCATCGGTGGGAGAAGGCGCTCGCGGGAGAAAAGCGACTCGCGTCTGCGACGTCGTCGCCGCGGTGACGACAACCTATTTACACGTCGTCCGGGATTCTCGGTCGACAGATGTTCGAGTGGCTCTTCCCGGGGTGGTCGAACCCCCTCGGCCTGACGGCGTTCGTCGGTCTTCGAATCCTCCTCAACGTCGCGTTGACCGTGCTTGCCGCGAGGGCCGTCGGTCGGCGCGCGGCGACGACTGTGGCGATGACGGCCGGGACCGCGCTCTCCGCGGCGATGGTGGTTCTCCTGCTCCGGCCGGGCGTGCTCGGGTACACCGCCTCGTTCGTCGAACTCGGCGTGCAACTCGCGATAGTCGTCCTCGGCGGGTACGTCGCCTACGTCGACCGCTCCGCGAAGCGGCGAGTGGTCACCACGACCGCTCTCGTCGCTGCGCTCGCGCTCCTGCTCTTCACGATTCCGCTCTACGGCGAGGCGTTCGTTGCGCCGTAGCGACGAGCGACCCAGATATCGGTCCCGCTGTCCGCTATTGACGGGCTTTTATCGGTCGCACCGAAACGACCGGCCATGGCAGACCGGTTTCTCGAAACGGACGACTTGCTGGAGGCCGTCACCGAGGCGGAGTTCGACCGGCCACCGGCCGTCGTCGCCAACGCGCACATCACGGGACTGAGCGTCGCGCGGGCGCTCGACGCCCACGACGTTCCGGTCGTCGCTCTCGACCGCTCCGGCGACGGCGTCGCGCCGCCCTCGGACGCCGTCGACTTCGCCGGGCGCGTCACCTACCCGCTGGACGACCGCGAGGGGTTCAGGAGAGACCTCGAAGCGCTCGCCGACGCCGCGGGCACCGACCTCGTCGCTTTCGGCTGTATGGACGAGTGGGTCCACGCGTTCGCGGGAACCGAGCCCGAGGGCGTCAGACTCCCGTTCTCGGAGAAGAAGGGAATCGACGCCGTGCTGGACAAGTCGTCGCTCTACCGCCTCGCCGAGGAACTGGAGGTCCCGTACCCCGAGACGTACTGGCTCGACGAAGACGACCCCGACGCCGCC of Haloprofundus halophilus contains these proteins:
- a CDS encoding DUF5813 family protein — translated: MTDVPDRVHRAFRDHASFERVDETTYESVKSPFEGVVEVSPGEDGKIAYDVTVRVPMLDEVTDDEVADVVEEGWYETFELRVVDVGGVTAVERDLDPAVSETGRHATVEMAFEDINERRGVDDAGALVDFVEGTYAQGIIPGYDYTEPVSSMLSQAYQAGGSDPVE
- a CDS encoding Lrp/AsnC family transcriptional regulator, translating into MVTAYVMVKANTGEAERLRSEISSLDGVVDAHIVAGDVDIIAKVTVDTPAEVKNISATQIQGIDGVEDTQTYISMD
- a CDS encoding Lrp/AsnC ligand binding domain-containing protein, producing MVHAFIMVKTGAGESEQLVAPIRDLERVTEAHIVAGAYDLIVEVDAEEVYDVLKTSSSGIQGLQGVTDTKTYISLGE
- a CDS encoding potassium channel family protein; the protein is MRFVIIGAGRVGLRTARVLREEGHDVTLIERDGDQAERARASGFEVVDGDGSREPILESAGVDEADALGALTSDLNANFAACMIGKHHGCRTVMRIDEDYREEIYQKYAQEVDEIVYPERLGAIGAKNALLGGSIRAIADVAQSLQVLLITVTDESPMNGYTISEVALPSESRILAFGKDGDPMGIPLPDDSVETGDRVAVLADFSVLDEVRQLLVGDSSMAAAVGGD